A region of Maridesulfovibrio sp. DNA encodes the following proteins:
- the hmcB gene encoding sulfate respiration complex iron-sulfur protein HmcB — protein MLRRTFLGVLGATCVGAALPTGAEAGGKEFKGYPGSKGVLFDATRCIGCRKCEAACNKVNKLPEPEKKFDDLSVLDTKRRTDAKTFTVVNKYGTPEHPVFRKSQCNHCLEPACASACFVKAFKKLPNGAVVYDESVCVGCRYCMVACPFEIPTYEYDEPLTPRVMKCDMCAPRQAKGQLPGCVAECPKEALVFGERDKLIKIARERIRRNPDRYVDHLYGEDEMGGTSWMYLSGVPFKEIGMREDLGTKSAPELTAGALAAVPMVAGLWPVLLGGIYAVSKRNSKIADEERKEAVDNALARASAEAEKTLSEALEKADVANKRKIEVEVKKAVEEALAPKEEEQDENSEKEES, from the coding sequence ATGTTACGCAGAACATTCCTCGGAGTGCTGGGTGCAACCTGTGTGGGAGCAGCCCTCCCCACAGGAGCTGAGGCCGGAGGCAAAGAGTTCAAAGGTTATCCCGGAAGTAAGGGTGTACTCTTTGACGCTACCCGCTGCATCGGCTGCCGCAAATGTGAAGCAGCATGCAACAAGGTCAACAAACTTCCCGAACCCGAGAAGAAATTCGATGACCTTTCCGTGCTGGACACCAAACGCAGAACAGATGCCAAGACCTTCACCGTGGTCAACAAATACGGAACTCCGGAACATCCCGTATTCCGCAAGTCCCAGTGCAACCACTGTCTTGAGCCTGCCTGTGCGTCCGCATGCTTCGTAAAAGCATTCAAGAAACTGCCCAACGGCGCAGTTGTTTATGATGAGTCGGTTTGTGTCGGCTGTCGCTACTGCATGGTAGCCTGCCCATTTGAAATCCCGACTTACGAATATGACGAACCCCTGACCCCGCGGGTTATGAAGTGCGACATGTGCGCACCCCGTCAGGCCAAGGGCCAGCTTCCCGGCTGTGTTGCCGAGTGTCCCAAAGAAGCACTCGTCTTCGGTGAAAGGGACAAGCTGATCAAGATCGCCCGCGAACGCATCCGCCGCAATCCCGACCGTTACGTCGACCACCTCTACGGTGAAGATGAAATGGGCGGTACCAGCTGGATGTACCTCTCCGGTGTGCCTTTCAAAGAAATAGGCATGCGCGAGGATCTCGGCACCAAATCCGCCCCCGAACTCACTGCCGGCGCTCTGGCAGCGGTTCCCATGGTTGCGGGCCTCTGGCCCGTGCTTCTCGGCGGCATCTACGCTGTAAGCAAACGCAACAGCAAAATCGCCGACGAAGAACGCAAGGAAGCTGTGGATAACGCTCTTGCCAGGGCAAGCGCAGAAGCTGAAAAAACTCTCTCCGAAGCTCTTGAAAAGGCTGATGTTGCCAACAAGCGCAAGATCGAAGTCGAAGTCAAGAAAGCTGTAGAAGAAGCACTTGCTCCCAAAGAAGAAGAGCAGGATGAAAACAGCGAGAAGGAGGAATCCTAA
- the divK gene encoding DVU0259 family response regulator domain-containing protein, with translation MSKKILIIDDDQDIRSYLGDLFGDNGYETVMAEDGAVAMEVVTAEKPDLITLDLEMPGEWGPRFYRKLTQSDEFKRTPVIVISGLQANKYAIPKAVATLTKPFDAEELIRIVKDTIG, from the coding sequence ATGTCTAAGAAGATCTTAATTATAGATGACGATCAGGATATCCGTTCATACCTTGGCGATCTTTTCGGTGACAACGGTTATGAAACCGTTATGGCCGAAGACGGGGCAGTTGCAATGGAGGTTGTAACCGCTGAAAAACCCGATCTGATCACCCTTGATCTTGAAATGCCGGGCGAGTGGGGGCCACGTTTTTACCGTAAGCTCACCCAGAGCGACGAGTTCAAAAGAACTCCGGTAATAGTAATCAGCGGCCTTCAGGCAAACAAGTACGCAATTCCCAAGGCTGTAGCCACCCTGACCAAGCCCTTCGACGCCGAAGAGCTGATCAGGATTGTGAAAGACACAATCGGCTAA
- the hmcC gene encoding sulfate respiration complex protein HmcC, with protein sequence MSTPANNGPKSAFNTFNLVTGAILVVGLILTVLRFTQGIGPVTNLDDNNPWGIWIGFDLLCGVALAAGGYTTSAACYVFGLKRFHSAVRPAILTAFLGYALVVFALQYDLGRPWRLPYPIFVSQGTTSLLFEVGLCVMLYLTVLFIEFTPAMFEWLGWKKIRKVVVKLTMVLTIFGVVLSTLHQSSLGALYTIVPSKLHPLWYSPYMPLYFFVSSIAAGMSMVIFEGTMSHKGLHRMMDEEYLKHHDSVVFGFGKATSLVLFGYFFIKTMGVAYDNNWHYLASGYGLLFLTEMLGFVALPCFLYAVGVRDRNSGLIKKAAIITVLGIVFNRFNVSMIAFNYHLPASERYFPSMTEIGVSIFIVTLGVVIFRFITTRMPIFFEHPDYKGDH encoded by the coding sequence ATGTCCACTCCCGCGAATAACGGCCCTAAATCGGCCTTCAATACCTTCAATCTGGTAACCGGCGCCATCCTCGTAGTAGGCCTGATCCTCACTGTGCTCAGGTTCACTCAGGGAATCGGCCCCGTAACCAACCTTGATGACAACAACCCGTGGGGAATCTGGATCGGATTCGACCTGCTCTGCGGTGTTGCCCTTGCAGCCGGCGGATACACAACTTCCGCAGCCTGCTATGTATTCGGACTCAAGCGCTTTCACTCCGCTGTACGTCCGGCAATCCTGACCGCATTCCTCGGCTACGCTCTGGTTGTATTCGCACTGCAGTACGACCTCGGTCGTCCGTGGAGGCTGCCTTACCCCATCTTCGTTTCCCAGGGTACCACCTCCCTGCTTTTCGAAGTAGGTCTGTGCGTTATGCTTTACCTGACTGTGCTCTTTATCGAGTTCACTCCGGCCATGTTCGAATGGCTGGGCTGGAAGAAAATCAGAAAAGTGGTTGTTAAACTGACCATGGTCCTGACCATCTTCGGCGTAGTGCTCTCCACCCTGCACCAGTCATCCCTCGGCGCGTTGTACACCATCGTCCCGTCCAAGCTGCATCCGCTCTGGTATTCACCCTATATGCCGCTCTACTTCTTTGTTTCAAGTATTGCTGCAGGTATGTCCATGGTCATCTTCGAAGGCACCATGTCCCACAAGGGCCTGCACCGCATGATGGACGAAGAATACCTCAAGCACCACGACAGCGTGGTATTCGGGTTCGGTAAGGCCACATCACTTGTTCTCTTCGGCTACTTCTTCATTAAAACCATGGGCGTAGCTTACGATAACAACTGGCATTACCTTGCATCCGGTTACGGACTGCTGTTCCTGACCGAAATGCTCGGCTTCGTGGCTCTGCCCTGCTTTCTCTATGCAGTGGGTGTACGTGACAGAAACTCCGGCCTGATCAAGAAGGCGGCTATCATCACCGTTCTCGGTATCGTCTTCAACAGGTTCAACGTTTCCATGATCGCGTTCAACTACCATCTGCCCGCGTCTGAAAGGTACTTCCCCAGCATGACTGAAATCGGAGTTTCCATCTTCATCGTTACCCTCGGTGTCGTGATCTTCCGTTTCATCACTACCCGGATGCCCATTTTCTTCGAGCATCCCGACTACAAGGGCGACCATTAG
- a CDS encoding amino acid racemase codes for MKTLGVLGGMSWESTVSYYKLLNDGVRERRGGLHSCPMVMHSVDFAPFAEQMGQNDWESITAGLVRGAMSVEAGGAEALIIATNTMHKAADKVQAAVNIPLLHMADAIAAGAKAVGASSLGLLGTAFTMEQDFLSRPLKENYGLDVMVPDSDGRAMVHRTIFAELCCGKLIDKTREEYIEIIEKIAANGAEAIVLGCTEIGLLVKPEDVSVPLIDTVEAHVELALNYVLK; via the coding sequence ATGAAGACTTTAGGCGTTCTTGGCGGAATGAGTTGGGAGTCGACTGTTTCATACTATAAATTACTAAATGATGGTGTGCGAGAGAGAAGGGGCGGTTTGCATTCCTGCCCTATGGTAATGCACAGTGTTGATTTTGCCCCTTTTGCGGAACAAATGGGGCAAAACGACTGGGAGAGTATTACGGCCGGATTGGTAAGGGGGGCGATGAGTGTTGAAGCCGGGGGGGCTGAAGCTTTGATCATTGCCACCAACACCATGCACAAAGCTGCGGATAAAGTTCAGGCTGCGGTGAATATACCCTTGTTGCACATGGCTGATGCTATTGCAGCGGGAGCCAAAGCCGTAGGAGCTTCGAGTCTGGGGCTGCTTGGAACTGCTTTTACCATGGAGCAGGATTTCTTGTCCCGTCCGCTTAAAGAGAATTACGGGTTGGATGTGATGGTGCCGGACAGTGATGGACGGGCAATGGTTCACCGGACAATTTTTGCAGAACTTTGTTGTGGAAAACTTATCGATAAGACTCGTGAAGAATATATCGAAATAATAGAAAAAATTGCTGCAAACGGAGCCGAAGCAATTGTCCTGGGCTGTACCGAGATAGGTTTATTGGTAAAGCCTGAGGATGTATCTGTGCCGCTGATTGATACAGTAGAGGCTCATGTGGAACTGGCTTTGAATTACGTGTTGAAATAG
- the hmcE gene encoding sulfate respiration complex protein HmcE — MYELLTGPWCWLVFAISFGGLLVRVVLYFKGLNQQLDRVAYRAHMSYGLKGAFNSIISWLNPVGARAWRKKPGYTFIFFAFHIGLLATPIFLAAHNVMLQENLGFSLPQMPAFFADLLSWTVIVACIAIILRRIALPEVRILTTAYDYLLLVITVAPFVTGLIARYHMGDYQFWLLAHIITGQIWLLCLPFTKLSHCVLFFCSRAQLGMDYGIKRGGMKGSSFSW; from the coding sequence ATGTACGAACTTCTGACCGGGCCTTGGTGCTGGCTGGTTTTCGCAATCAGCTTCGGCGGCCTGCTGGTGCGCGTAGTGCTCTACTTCAAGGGCCTCAACCAGCAGCTCGACCGTGTGGCATACAGAGCCCACATGTCTTACGGACTTAAAGGTGCATTCAATTCAATAATAAGCTGGCTGAACCCCGTGGGCGCACGCGCATGGAGAAAAAAACCCGGCTATACCTTTATATTCTTTGCTTTCCATATCGGACTGCTCGCAACTCCGATTTTCCTTGCAGCACACAACGTCATGCTGCAGGAGAACCTTGGATTCAGTCTGCCGCAGATGCCCGCATTCTTTGCGGATCTGCTTTCATGGACTGTGATCGTGGCCTGTATTGCAATCATCCTGCGCCGCATCGCACTCCCGGAAGTGAGAATCCTCACCACAGCTTATGATTATCTGCTGCTGGTGATCACCGTAGCTCCCTTTGTAACCGGCCTCATCGCCCGTTACCACATGGGTGACTACCAGTTCTGGCTGCTGGCACACATCATCACCGGCCAGATCTGGCTGCTGTGCCTGCCTTTCACCAAACTCAGCCACTGCGTGCTCTTCTTCTGTTCCCGTGCCCAGCTCGGAATGGACTACGGCATCAAACGCGGCGGCATGAAAGGCTCCAGCTTCTCCTGGTAA
- a CDS encoding LysE family translocator, producing the protein MTFTSTIALIFAVTIFALIPGPGVMSIIAQSVARGFKSTAIYCLGVVSGDLCYLLMAIFGMGLVAQKLGTGFIVLKWAGAAYLIYLGIKSWRATRPVAANSSLPQAKGTGKTYLAGLCVSLGNPKLIAFYCGFLPGFINLQALTAADVIVVTCSVIPTVLTVLLAYAWLGDRSRAAIRSPKVWKIANRCAGSVLIGSGIAVATE; encoded by the coding sequence ATGACCTTTACATCAACAATTGCGCTGATATTTGCTGTTACGATTTTTGCGTTGATCCCCGGACCGGGGGTCATGTCCATTATCGCGCAGTCTGTTGCGCGTGGATTTAAATCCACTGCTATTTATTGTCTGGGCGTAGTCAGTGGCGATCTTTGCTATCTGCTTATGGCTATTTTCGGCATGGGCTTGGTAGCCCAGAAGTTGGGGACGGGATTTATAGTCCTGAAATGGGCCGGTGCGGCCTATTTGATATACCTTGGGATCAAAAGCTGGAGGGCAACCCGGCCTGTTGCCGCCAACTCCAGTCTGCCCCAGGCAAAAGGAACCGGCAAGACATACCTTGCCGGTTTATGCGTGTCACTGGGCAACCCTAAACTGATCGCATTTTATTGCGGATTCCTGCCCGGATTCATAAATCTGCAAGCTCTGACCGCTGCAGATGTAATTGTCGTAACCTGCTCAGTCATTCCGACGGTACTCACAGTGCTGCTGGCCTATGCATGGCTGGGTGACCGCAGCCGTGCTGCCATCCGCAGCCCGAAAGTCTGGAAAATAGCCAACCGCTGTGCCGGATCGGTCCTGATCGGCTCCGGAATTGCGGTAGCTACCGAATAA
- the hmcF gene encoding sulfate respiration complex iron-sulfur protein HmcF, with protein sequence MPQGKLCNRQPITTDEQLKLTLSDKSGKQYYAEMEQLDVDTNALWATIQKTMKSRTKTWLEICAHCGMCADSCFLYQVNDCVPEQVPSYKIQSTLGQMVKKKGQVDNEFMRHCMKVAWSQCTCCNRCGMYCPHGIDMGVMFSYLRGLLYSQGFVPWELKIGSGMHRVYRAQMDVTTEDWVETCEWMAEETEEEWPGLTIPVDKQDADIMYTCNAREPKHYPEDVAEAAILFHVAGENWTVPSEGWEQTSLSMFAGDWECCKDNVNNVYSAIERLNPARVIGTECGHAHRATVIEGPYWAGREDGLPPKPYIHYVEWLAEALREGKLKIDPAKRIKEPVTLQDSCNYVRNHGLKEITREIISYIVEPGYFVEMAPNKEHNYCCGGGGGFNGVGLYRAQRNVALRKKMDQILATGCKLVIAPCHNCWDAIRDLEEEYEIGIRWSFLKPLIIGMLDVPEGMRVEW encoded by the coding sequence ATGCCTCAAGGTAAGCTTTGTAACAGACAGCCGATCACCACTGACGAGCAGCTCAAGCTGACTCTCTCAGATAAGAGCGGCAAGCAATACTATGCTGAAATGGAACAGCTGGATGTGGATACCAACGCTTTGTGGGCCACTATCCAGAAAACCATGAAATCCAGAACTAAAACCTGGCTCGAAATCTGTGCCCACTGCGGCATGTGCGCGGACAGCTGTTTCCTCTATCAGGTAAACGACTGCGTTCCCGAGCAGGTTCCTTCTTATAAGATCCAGTCCACACTCGGACAGATGGTTAAGAAAAAAGGACAGGTGGACAACGAGTTCATGCGCCACTGCATGAAAGTCGCTTGGTCGCAGTGTACCTGCTGCAACCGCTGCGGCATGTACTGCCCCCACGGTATCGATATGGGGGTCATGTTCTCTTACCTGCGCGGACTCCTCTACTCTCAGGGATTTGTTCCTTGGGAACTGAAAATCGGTTCCGGCATGCACCGCGTTTACCGCGCACAGATGGACGTAACCACCGAGGACTGGGTTGAAACATGTGAATGGATGGCTGAAGAGACCGAGGAAGAATGGCCAGGTCTGACCATCCCGGTCGATAAGCAGGACGCCGACATCATGTATACTTGTAACGCCCGTGAACCCAAGCACTACCCTGAAGATGTGGCTGAAGCCGCAATCCTCTTCCATGTGGCAGGCGAAAACTGGACCGTGCCTTCTGAAGGCTGGGAACAGACCTCTCTGTCCATGTTTGCCGGTGACTGGGAATGCTGTAAGGATAACGTTAACAACGTATACTCCGCCATCGAACGCCTCAATCCTGCCCGGGTAATAGGCACCGAATGCGGACACGCTCACCGTGCAACAGTCATCGAAGGTCCATATTGGGCCGGTCGTGAAGACGGTCTGCCTCCCAAACCGTACATCCACTATGTGGAATGGCTGGCTGAGGCCCTGCGTGAAGGCAAACTGAAGATTGACCCTGCCAAGAGGATCAAGGAACCCGTAACCTTGCAGGATTCCTGTAACTACGTTCGTAACCACGGTCTCAAGGAAATCACCAGGGAAATCATCAGCTATATTGTTGAGCCCGGCTATTTCGTTGAAATGGCACCCAACAAGGAACACAACTACTGCTGCGGCGGTGGCGGCGGCTTCAACGGAGTCGGCCTGTACCGTGCACAGCGTAACGTGGCCCTGCGCAAAAAGATGGACCAGATCCTCGCCACCGGGTGTAAGCTGGTCATCGCGCCCTGCCATAACTGCTGGGACGCCATCCGTGACCTTGAAGAGGAATATGAAATCGGCATCCGCTGGTCTTTCCTCAAGCCTCTGATCATCGGTATGCTCGATGTTCCTGAAGGCATGCGTGTCGAATGGTAG
- the hmcD gene encoding sulfate respiration complex protein HmcD, with translation MEAHNLQEYYTFTKGIMYLLMGGALVGVTMFWQFLMGGKAYRDENKKNYGDHH, from the coding sequence ATGGAAGCACATAACCTTCAGGAATACTACACATTCACAAAAGGTATCATGTACCTTCTGATGGGTGGAGCACTGGTCGGTGTTACTATGTTCTGGCAGTTCCTCATGGGCGGAAAAGCCTACCGTGACGAAAACAAAAAGAACTATGGCGACCACCATTAA
- the hmcA gene encoding sulfate respiration complex hexadecaheme cytochrome HmcA, with amino-acid sequence MANGKKLLRLSGILIVLAGVLGFHMEALSMVGTPQENGNKRPDLIMIDTIAAQEELELPSVVFLHDTHTKAMVEQGKDCTACHQKNEGTVSYKFKRLENGTPKQLKEIYHNGCISCHAADAKAGKKTGPQVGECRSCHVAEPEIKADRAPAGMENILHYRHWDSKLIAKDDGQDTNCGSCHHVYNSIDKKLEYVKGQEENCSVCHTAEPKGDVKLTTSEAYHGQCVSCHLEMKAAKAEKTGPVDCAGCHGKMQAEEIKEDNAAVMKKLGNKLPRLPRQQPDAVLLTAPVQDNVAVKATMAAVSFNHKAHEGYTDSCSSCHHKTMNKSCSSCHTVRGSKEGGFVTLDKAMHKADSTRSCVGCHAVKQKDPKCAGCHELMPKNAIKSEETCAVCHNGPASTSSEPVEMDASAKAAMATELIMERPESPVLVAEKDIPEFVTINVLENEYKASKLPHRKIIMSLVDGMKGDKMANAFHSTPLTVCGSCHHNSPASATPPSCASCHGGKVQDGRPALKAAYHVQCMTCHDAMNLKKPASTDCTACHAKK; translated from the coding sequence ATGGCAAACGGAAAGAAACTATTGCGATTGTCCGGTATCCTGATTGTCCTGGCCGGGGTGCTCGGCTTCCACATGGAAGCGCTGAGCATGGTCGGAACCCCGCAGGAAAACGGCAACAAGCGTCCTGATCTTATTATGATCGACACTATTGCCGCTCAGGAAGAACTGGAACTGCCTTCTGTTGTGTTTCTCCACGATACACACACTAAGGCTATGGTTGAGCAGGGCAAAGACTGCACTGCCTGCCATCAGAAAAACGAAGGGACTGTATCCTACAAGTTCAAAAGACTTGAAAACGGTACTCCCAAACAGCTCAAAGAAATTTACCACAACGGTTGTATCAGCTGTCATGCTGCCGACGCCAAGGCCGGAAAGAAAACCGGACCTCAGGTTGGTGAATGCCGCAGCTGTCACGTGGCCGAACCTGAAATCAAGGCTGATCGGGCTCCCGCAGGCATGGAGAACATCCTCCACTACCGCCACTGGGACTCCAAACTCATTGCCAAAGATGATGGGCAGGACACCAACTGTGGAAGCTGTCACCACGTATATAACAGCATCGACAAGAAGCTTGAGTACGTGAAGGGACAGGAAGAAAACTGCAGCGTATGTCACACCGCAGAACCCAAAGGTGATGTGAAACTGACTACATCTGAAGCCTACCACGGTCAGTGTGTAAGCTGCCACCTTGAAATGAAAGCTGCCAAAGCCGAAAAGACCGGTCCTGTCGACTGTGCCGGTTGCCACGGTAAAATGCAGGCTGAAGAAATCAAGGAAGACAACGCTGCTGTTATGAAAAAGCTGGGCAACAAACTGCCCCGCCTCCCCAGACAACAGCCCGATGCTGTGCTGCTCACCGCTCCGGTGCAGGATAACGTTGCTGTAAAGGCAACCATGGCTGCAGTATCCTTCAACCACAAGGCCCACGAAGGATACACTGATTCATGCAGCTCCTGCCACCACAAAACCATGAATAAGTCATGCTCCTCATGTCACACCGTTCGTGGTTCCAAAGAAGGCGGATTTGTAACTCTCGACAAGGCTATGCACAAAGCAGACAGCACCAGATCCTGTGTGGGCTGTCATGCCGTAAAGCAAAAAGATCCCAAATGTGCAGGCTGTCACGAACTCATGCCCAAAAACGCAATCAAGTCCGAGGAGACCTGTGCGGTCTGCCACAACGGACCTGCTTCCACCTCCAGCGAACCTGTTGAAATGGATGCCTCCGCCAAGGCTGCCATGGCAACTGAGCTGATCATGGAGCGTCCCGAGTCCCCGGTTCTGGTTGCAGAAAAGGACATCCCCGAATTCGTGACCATCAACGTCCTTGAAAATGAATACAAAGCCAGCAAGCTGCCCCACCGTAAGATCATCATGTCCTTGGTCGACGGCATGAAGGGTGACAAAATGGCTAACGCTTTCCACAGCACACCTCTTACCGTGTGCGGAAGCTGCCACCACAACAGCCCTGCAAGTGCAACTCCTCCGAGCTGCGCCAGCTGTCACGGTGGAAAAGTTCAGGACGGACGTCCGGCCCTCAAGGCTGCTTACCACGTTCAGTGCATGACCTGTCATGACGCTATGAACCTCAAGAAGCCTGCTTCAACTGACTGCACCGCATGTCACGCGAAGAAATAG
- a CDS encoding universal stress protein codes for MFKKILLASTGSPASFGAARVAFDMAKRYGSEVTIFHVVGVPTKAFSHVVNDVRTGEEVEIDEEYLAWVEEELKTTFAKQFEGADNAKIVLTTGVPAREILREARKADSDLIIMAASSGENASFHKGYPGSTLQKVAKAARCPVLSIHRESASYWGGFSNILFGTDFSKQAESAFKFALSTARELDCDLTIFHALDISGKVLDQNEIEEKLIAARKRIRATYVPLMGDFKNYDIEVWEGTPYVEIVKLAREKSVDLICLAHHTNELDPERARIGSTVEQVILRANCPVVSVSKPDKV; via the coding sequence ATGTTTAAAAAAATCCTTTTGGCAAGCACTGGCTCCCCCGCGAGCTTTGGTGCCGCCCGAGTAGCTTTCGACATGGCGAAACGCTACGGTTCTGAAGTAACAATCTTCCATGTTGTGGGGGTGCCCACCAAGGCATTTTCCCACGTAGTCAACGACGTGCGTACCGGCGAAGAGGTTGAGATTGATGAAGAATATCTCGCTTGGGTCGAAGAAGAACTCAAGACCACCTTCGCCAAACAGTTCGAAGGGGCTGATAACGCCAAGATCGTACTGACAACCGGTGTCCCTGCACGCGAAATCCTTCGCGAAGCCCGCAAGGCGGACAGCGACCTCATCATCATGGCTGCAAGCTCCGGTGAGAACGCTTCCTTCCATAAGGGCTACCCCGGAAGCACCCTGCAGAAGGTGGCCAAAGCCGCCCGCTGCCCGGTCCTTTCCATACACCGTGAATCCGCATCCTACTGGGGCGGGTTCTCCAACATCCTTTTTGGTACCGACTTCTCCAAGCAGGCCGAAAGCGCATTTAAATTTGCTCTTTCAACTGCCCGCGAACTCGACTGCGACCTGACTATCTTCCATGCCCTGGACATCAGCGGCAAGGTTCTGGACCAGAATGAAATCGAGGAAAAACTGATTGCCGCACGCAAGCGTATCAGGGCTACCTATGTCCCGCTCATGGGCGATTTCAAGAACTATGACATCGAAGTATGGGAAGGAACTCCCTACGTCGAAATCGTCAAGCTCGCCCGTGAAAAAAGCGTGGACCTTATCTGCCTCGCACATCACACCAATGAGCTTGATCCGGAAAGAGCACGTATCGGCTCAACTGTCGAACAGGTGATTCTCCGGGCCAACTGCCCGGTGGTCAGTGTCAGCAAGCCCGATAAAGTTTAG
- the divK gene encoding DVU0259 family response regulator domain-containing protein, with translation MPKKIMVVDDDPYIVDYLVNVFEDHGYLTCRAFDGTSAYDVAMAENPDLITLDLEMPNEWGPRFYRRLTQEDQFAEIPVIVISGLPGIHMAIKRAVATIKKPFDPTEVIEIVRKALGEDC, from the coding sequence ATGCCTAAAAAAATAATGGTAGTTGATGATGATCCGTACATTGTGGACTACCTGGTTAATGTTTTCGAGGATCACGGATACCTCACCTGCCGCGCTTTTGACGGGACTTCAGCCTACGACGTAGCTATGGCTGAAAATCCCGATCTGATCACGCTTGATCTTGAAATGCCCAATGAATGGGGACCGAGATTTTACCGCAGACTGACGCAGGAAGATCAATTTGCCGAGATTCCGGTAATCGTAATCAGCGGTCTACCCGGCATCCATATGGCCATCAAGCGCGCGGTCGCTACGATCAAAAAGCCCTTTGACCCCACCGAGGTCATTGAAATTGTGCGAAAAGCATTGGGAGAAGACTGCTGA
- a CDS encoding MFS transporter, whose protein sequence is MAEKQSLPLLEFITLCCVVFMAVCNISVYYSLNVYLLGLGFTKTVSGFLISVYSLSGMLMYLTVSSLITAGNAYRFMFAGMVLVSLCGGGYLCMHDFWPLLLLRIGQGVGIFMVLAPCVAILVSMVSQENVGSAFSLYSTALLLPYAVMPHVSEQLGPFVDGPELIYAATAGLIPVAFLLTLFLRFRTSGMKKNGQETMRDISTRESYANLSRLKIISVLAVNGVYFMIFTGLFFLFQDFAHSRGVVRAGYFFSLQMGVMIAIRLFGGTLFDRFSKRALIVTAFVFTAGGFILLNGLHDEGMLLPVAVIFGIGMGLSAPALNSLMFVVSEPRFRSFNVNMMMFTVHMGSFFGPLLGGIAVDSIGYNGFWDIAAAGTLGTALVFMLLGRVK, encoded by the coding sequence ATGGCTGAAAAGCAATCTCTTCCCCTCCTTGAGTTTATTACTTTGTGTTGCGTAGTCTTCATGGCTGTTTGCAATATTTCCGTTTACTACAGCCTGAATGTTTATCTGCTGGGTCTAGGATTTACGAAAACTGTTTCAGGCTTCTTGATAAGTGTCTATTCGCTGTCCGGTATGCTTATGTATCTTACGGTCAGTAGTTTGATTACTGCCGGAAATGCTTACCGATTCATGTTTGCGGGTATGGTGCTGGTGAGTCTGTGCGGTGGCGGTTATCTTTGTATGCACGATTTTTGGCCGCTTTTGCTGCTGCGCATAGGTCAGGGGGTAGGCATATTCATGGTCCTTGCCCCCTGCGTGGCCATTCTTGTTTCCATGGTCAGTCAGGAAAACGTGGGGTCGGCATTCAGTTTGTATTCTACGGCCCTGTTACTTCCCTATGCTGTAATGCCTCATGTCTCAGAACAGTTGGGGCCTTTTGTAGATGGTCCTGAATTGATTTATGCCGCAACAGCCGGACTTATTCCGGTGGCTTTTCTACTGACCTTGTTTCTCCGTTTCCGTACTTCCGGTATGAAAAAAAATGGACAGGAAACGATGAGAGATATTTCTACCCGTGAATCCTATGCCAATCTTTCGCGCTTGAAAATTATCTCTGTGCTGGCAGTTAACGGTGTGTATTTCATGATTTTTACCGGGCTGTTTTTTCTGTTTCAGGATTTTGCCCATTCTAGGGGAGTGGTCCGGGCCGGATACTTCTTTTCGTTACAGATGGGCGTGATGATCGCCATCCGTTTATTCGGCGGAACTCTTTTTGACCGTTTTTCAAAGCGTGCGCTGATCGTGACTGCCTTTGTCTTTACGGCTGGCGGTTTTATCCTGCTCAACGGGTTGCACGATGAAGGCATGCTGTTGCCGGTAGCCGTGATTTTCGGGATAGGTATGGGACTAAGCGCTCCGGCTTTGAATTCTCTGATGTTTGTGGTCAGTGAACCCCGTTTTCGCAGCTTTAATGTAAATATGATGATGTTTACCGTGCATATGGGATCTTTTTTCGGACCGTTGCTTGGTGGAATTGCGGTTGATTCAATCGGGTATAACGGTTTTTGGGATATTGCTGCTGCAGGGACATTGGGCACGGCTTTGGTTTTTATGTTGCTGGGCAGGGTCAAGTAA